Within the Leisingera thetidis genome, the region GGGGAATTCACGATCTTTGCGTGCGGTTTGTGTCCCAGAAAACCAGCATTCTTCCTGCCATGCTGATCGTGTTTGCCACCGGGGCGATTCTGGTTGCAGCGGCCGCCCTGACCATAGGAGACTGGCAGGCCATGACCCTGACCGCCGCCTGGCTGGCCGGACTGTCGGGCGCCATTTTTGCCCTAGGATCATATGCGCTTTACCGCGCCTTTGCGCTGGGGCCGGTAAGACTGGTCGCGCCGCTGGTCGGCGCATACCCGGCGCTGTCGCTTGGCATGGCGATGCTGCAAGGCCAACCCATCGGTCCCGGCCATTGGCTTGCCGTGGCCGCAGTAATTGGCGGGGTTGGCTGTATTGCATTCTTTTCTTCTGATGACGGCGGCCCGGTGAAGCTGGAAGCCGCAGGGTGGGGGCTGGCGGGGGCCATTGGTTTTGCGTTGACCTTTGCCATCGGCCAGGCAGCAACCCAGGCCGGAGCCGAACTTCCGGTCCTGATTGTGACACGCGTTGCCGCCATTCTGCTCCTGCTCAGCTTGGCGCATCTCAGCCGGATGGTGCGGCTTCCCTCCCGCAAGCTGCTGCCGCTTCTGGGTCTGATGGGCGCATTGGATGCCGTCGCGCTCGGTCTGGTGATCTATTCCGGCAGCCTGCCCCGCCCCGAATTCGCTTCGGTCAGCGCGTCGCTTTTCGGACTTGTCACAGTTGTTCTGGCCTGGCTCCTGTTGCGCGAAAACATGAACCGGGTGCAGTGGATCAGCGTGGCCGTCGCTTTCGGCGGCATTGCCTATCTCGGTTTCTGACAGCTGTCCTGACGCCGCCCCCTCCTCATTCCAAAAGGGTTCCGCCCGTTCGCGGGGGAAACGCTCCACTGGAACGTTTCCCAAAAAACACTCCCGCCGGAGGCGTTCCGGCGGGAGTATCTAACCTGAGCGTTGCTGGTCTGCGGCGCCGCTTAGGCGGTCAGCCCTTCCGGCTCGGCCAGGCCGTTGGCACGGCAGCAGGCGGTGACGGTGTTGGCCAGCAGGCAGGCGATGGTCATCGGGCCGACGCCGCCCGGCACCGGGGTGATGGCGCCGGCGCGCTCGGCAGCCGAGGCAAAATCGACATCGCCCACCAGCTTGGTCTTGCCGTCGCGCTCGATGCGGTTGATGCCGACGTCGATCACCGTGGCACCCTCCTTGATCCAGTCGCCCGGCACCATTTCCGGGCGGCCCACCGCGGCCACCACGATGTCGGCGCGGCGCACCACATCGGGCAGATCCCTGGTGCGCGAATGCGCAATCGTCACGCTGCAGCTGTCGCCCAGCAGCAATTGCGCCATCGGCTTGCCGACGATGTTGGAGCGGCCGATCACCACCGCATCCATGCCCGAGAGGGAGCCGTGGTGGTCGCGCAGCATCATCAGGCAGCCCAAGGGCGTGCAGGGCACCATCGACTTCTGGCCGGTGCCCAGCAGGCCGACGTTGGAGATGTGGAAGCCGTCCACGTCCTTCTCCGGCGCGATCGAGTTGATCACCAGGTCCTCGTCCAGGTGCTTGGGCAGCGGCAGCTGCACCAGGATGCCGTGCACGGCGGGATCATTGTTCAGCTGATCGATCAGCCCCAGCAGCTCCTGCTCCGAGATGGTCGGCGCCAGCTTGTGCTCGAAGGAGTTCATCCCCACCTCGACGGTGCTCTTGCCCTTGGAGCGCACATAGACCTGGGAGGCCGGATCCTCGCCCACCAGCACCACCGCCAGCCCAGGGGTGATGCCGTGCTCCGTCTTCAGCCGCGCCACATGCTCGGCCACCTGGCCGCGCACCTTGGCCGCAAAGGCCTTGCCGTCAATCAATGTTGCTGCCATTTGCTCTCTTCCTTTTGCGGGCGCCCCGCAGGCCCTGCGCGCGCCATCAGTCCTTACCTTTGGCCGTGATGCCCCCGCGCAGATCCCGGCCCGGCATCACTCTTCCCGGATCACCCGCGATTCGCGGGCAATCGACCACTCCACCAGCTGCCGCCACAGATCTTCTGCCAGAGCGGGGTCCAGCCCCTGCCCTTCCGCCGCGGCGCGGGCATTCATGACCACTTCCTCGACCCGTTCCGGGATCCGCGCCGGCCAGCCGTTCTGCTGCTTCAGCGCAATCGCCCGGTCGATGTAGCCCGCCCGCTGCGCCAGCATCTGCACCAGCACCCGGTCCAGGTGGTCGATCTGCGCCCGCAGCTCCGCCATCGACTGGCAATCCTGCGGCGGTGTCACTTTGGTCATGTCTTCAAACTCTCACGGCCCGGGGATGGTCCCGGGCCGTGAATTGCGCATATCGCGGCTCAGAACAAGCCTTCGATCTGGCCGTCGTCATTCAGGCGGATGGTTTCCGAGGCCGGCTTGCGCGGCAGGCCGGGCATCGTCATGATCT harbors:
- the folD gene encoding bifunctional methylenetetrahydrofolate dehydrogenase/methenyltetrahydrofolate cyclohydrolase FolD, producing the protein MAATLIDGKAFAAKVRGQVAEHVARLKTEHGITPGLAVVLVGEDPASQVYVRSKGKSTVEVGMNSFEHKLAPTISEQELLGLIDQLNNDPAVHGILVQLPLPKHLDEDLVINSIAPEKDVDGFHISNVGLLGTGQKSMVPCTPLGCLMMLRDHHGSLSGMDAVVIGRSNIVGKPMAQLLLGDSCSVTIAHSRTRDLPDVVRRADIVVAAVGRPEMVPGDWIKEGATVIDVGINRIERDGKTKLVGDVDFASAAERAGAITPVPGGVGPMTIACLLANTVTACCRANGLAEPEGLTA
- a CDS encoding DMT family transporter: MHSLLLGLAAALAWGIHDLCVRFVSQKTSILPAMLIVFATGAILVAAAALTIGDWQAMTLTAAWLAGLSGAIFALGSYALYRAFALGPVRLVAPLVGAYPALSLGMAMLQGQPIGPGHWLAVAAVIGGVGCIAFFSSDDGGPVKLEAAGWGLAGAIGFALTFAIGQAATQAGAELPVLIVTRVAAILLLLSLAHLSRMVRLPSRKLLPLLGLMGALDAVALGLVIYSGSLPRPEFASVSASLFGLVTVVLAWLLLRENMNRVQWISVAVAFGGIAYLGF
- a CDS encoding chorismate mutase, which translates into the protein MTKVTPPQDCQSMAELRAQIDHLDRVLVQMLAQRAGYIDRAIALKQQNGWPARIPERVEEVVMNARAAAEGQGLDPALAEDLWRQLVEWSIARESRVIREE